A genome region from Manihot esculenta cultivar AM560-2 chromosome 5, M.esculenta_v8, whole genome shotgun sequence includes the following:
- the LOC110614770 gene encoding probable carboxylesterase 2, with translation MAPSKEISKELFPYLRVYKDGTIERYAGTEVTAAGLDSQTGVLSKDVSLITPQTTISARLYRPYFINNDQKLPLLVYFHGGAFCIASPAEPRYHHCLNQLVFQGKIIVVSVDYRLAPEHPLPAAYDDSWASLQWVFSHVDGGTGTEEWLEDYADFEQVFLAGDSAGANIAHHLALRMKDSNMQASNKKKQKLQGIAMIHPYFWGKDPIGEEANQSEKKSMVDNWWKFVCPSNKGCDDPYINPFVKGAASLKELATESVLIFVAERDILCERGKLYYENLVKSGWQGKAQIVETKGEDHVFHIFKPDCENAYLLIKRWASYINRSNIGSL, from the coding sequence ATGGCTCCAAGCAAAGAAATTTCTAAAGAGCTTTTTCCTTATCTTCGAGTGTACAAGGACGGAACCATCGAGAGATATGCCGGAACAGAAGTTACGGCCGCCGGCTTAGATTCTCAAACCGGCGTTTTATCCAAAGACGTCTCCCTAATCACCCCACAGACCACCATCTCAGCCAGGCTCTACCGTCCTTATTTCATTAACAACGATCAAAAGCTTCCCCTTCTAGTCTACTTTCACGGCGGCGCGTTTTGCATAGCATCTCCTGCTGAACCCAGGTACCACCATTGCCTGAACCAGCTAGTTTTCCAGGGTAAAATCATTGTTGTCTCAGTAGATTACAGGCTAGCCCCAGAACACCCGCTCCCTGCTGCTTATGACGATTCGTGGGCTTCCCTTCAATGGGTGTTTTCCCACGTAGACGGTGGCACAGGCACTGAAGAATGGCTTGAGGATTATGCAGACTTTGAGCAAGTGTTTTTAGCAGGAGACAGCGCTGGCGCTAATATTGCACACCACTTAGCTTTACGAATGAAGGACTCAAACATGCAAGCTTCAAataagaagaagcagaagcttCAAGGCATAGCTATGATCCATCCTTATTTCTGGGGAAAAGATCCAATTGGAGAAGAAGCAAATCaaagtgaaaaaaaatcaaTGGTAGATAATTGGTGGAAGTTCGTTTGCCCTTCAAATAAAGGCTGTGATGATCCATACATAAACCCATTTGTGAAAGGAGCAGCGAGTCTTAAAGAGCTGGCGACTGAAAGTGTGCTGATCTTCGTAGCAGAGAGAGATATCTTGTGCGAAAGAGGGAAGCTTTATTATGAAAATCTGGTGAAAAGTGGGTGGCAAGGTAAAGCACAGATTGTGGAGACAAAAGGAGAAGATCATGTTTTTCATATCTTTAAACCTGACTGTGAAAATGCTTATCTTTTGATCAAACGCTGGGCTTCTTACATCAATAGGAGCAACATAGGATCTTTGTAA
- the LOC110616188 gene encoding 26S proteasome non-ATPase regulatory subunit 14 homolog produces MSGMERLQRMFAGAGGALGHPPPDSPTLDSSEQVYISSLALLKMLKHGRAGVPMEVMGLMLGEFVDEYTVRVVDVFAMPQSGTGVSVEAVDHVFQTNMLDMLKQTGRPEMVVGWYHSHPGFGCWLSGVDINTQQSFEALNQRAVAVVVDPIQSVKGKVVIDAFRLINPQTMMLGQEPRQTTSNLGHLNKPSIQALIHGLNRHYYSIAINYRKNELEEKMLLNLHKKKWTDGLTLKRFDTHSKTNEQTVQEMLNLAIKYNKAVQEEDELPPEKLAIANVGRQDAKKHLEEHVSNLMSSNIVQTLGTMLDTVVF; encoded by the exons ATGTCCGGCATGGAGAGACTGCAGAGAATGTTTGCGGGTGCAGGAGGCGCTCTAGGTCACCCACCCCCTGATTCTCCAACTCTTGATTCATCGGAGCAGGTCTACATCTCCTCTCTTGCCCTCCTCAAAATGCTTAAACACG GAAGAGCTGGGGTCCCCATGGAAGTGATGGGCTTGATGTTGGGAGAGTTTGTGGATGAATACACTGTACGTGTTGTTGATGTCTTTGCAATGCCTCAAAGTGGTACTGGTGTTAGTGTTGAAGCTGTTGATCATGTGTTTCAGACTAACATGCTTGATATGCTCAAACAGACTGGAAG GCCAGAGATGGTTGTTGGGTGGTACCATTCCCATCCTGGATTTGGCTGTTGGCTATCTGGCGTTGATATAAACACACAACAG AGTTTTGAAGCTCTGAATCAACGGGCTGTGGCAGTTGTGGTGGATCCAATTCAGAGTGTTAAAGGAAAAGTGGTGATAGATGCTTTTCGCTTGATTAATCCACAAACAATGATGCTTGGCCAAGAACCACGGCAGACAACTTCCAACCTTGGCCATCTGAATAAACCATCCATTCAG GCATTGATCCATGGATTGAACAGGCATTATTACTCAATAGCCATTAATTACAGAAAGAATGAATTGGAGGAAAAAATGCTTCTTAACCTTCACAAAAAGAAATGGACAGATGGATTGACACTCAAGCGGTTTGATACTCATTCTAAAACCAACGAACAGACTGTTCAG GAAATGCTGAACTTAGCTATTAAATACAACAAGGCAGTGCAAGAGGAAGATGAGCTGCCACCTGAGAAGCTAGCAATTGCAAATGTGGGAAGGCAAGATGCAAAGAAGCACCTTGAAGAGCATGTGTCTAACTTGATGTCTTCCAACATAGTCCAGACTTTGGGTACCATGCTCGATACAGTTGTGTTCTAG
- the LOC110614737 gene encoding uncharacterized protein LOC110614737, producing MGVFYHDEPPKISRKCKFLTATLKDAFSNCRARRRLPTSRPEVEHPSSDGDDEQEVVVSAIRSRAMENSRQRSFVLTDSFSWVISPRTGELLLAPKVLPENDDDDEDEEEEREEFVSVKSCFSCRSSALSNEPFVSVKTNFSRCSSFSEVLELEDFPRRSIFLDLCHCKGWPFGLCRKAVLLPPLPKSPSESWSWRKRTRIVKVARV from the exons ATGGGTGTCTTTTATCATGATGAGCCACCAAAAATTTCCAGGAAGTGCAAGTTCCTCACTGCAACTTTGAAGGATGCGTTTTCTAATTGCCGTGCTCGTCGGCGGCTTCCAACTTCGAGACCAGAGGTGGAGCACCCATCTAGTGACGGAGATGATGAGCAGGAA GTTGTTGTTTCAGCAATTCGAAGCCGTGCAATGGAGAACTCTAGGCAAAGATCCTTTGTTCTGACAGATAGCTTTTCTTGGGTGATATCTCCCAGAACTGGGGAGCTGTTGTTGGCTCCGAAAGTTTTGCCAGAAAACGATGACGACGATGAAGATGAGGAGGAAGAAAGGGAAGAATTTGTGTCTGTTAAGAGTTGTTTCTCTTGTCGTTCAAGTGCTTTGAGCAATGAACCTTTTGTTTCTGTGAAGACAAACTTCTCACGCTGCTCAAGTTTCAGTGAGGTTCTTGAGTTGGAAGATTTTCCAAGACGTTCCATATTTCTGGATTTGTGTCACTGCAAAGGATGGCCATTTGGTCTCTGCAGGAAAGCCGTGTTGCTTCCTCCTTTGCCCAAATCTCCTTCTGAATCTTGGTCATGGCGTAAACGCACCAGAATAGTTAAGGTGGCTCGAGTTTAA
- the LOC110614936 gene encoding patatin-like protein 2, whose product MESTPRSPLHPPTDGNLITILSIDGGGIRGIIPATILGFLESELQKLDGEEARLADYFDVIAGTSTGGLVTAMLTAPNEKNRPLFAAKDITDFYLHHCPKIFHQDKSPFASAANLIRSLAGPKYDGKYLHQIVKEKLGDIKLDQTLTNVVIPTFDIKRLQPTVFSTYEVKKNPSINALLSDICIATSAAPTYLPAHRFETKDATGSTLREFDLIDGGMAANNPALVAMNAVMKELNGSDNSDSFPIQPTEYSRFLVLSLGTGSPKSEEKYDANEAAEWGLLGWLTSEHSTPLVDVFMQASSDMVDFHISTVFKALNSEENYIRIQDDTLSGNLSSVDIATEENLKNLVKVGEDLLKKRVARVNLDTGVFEPAYEVTNEEALKKLAKILSSTKRSRGSK is encoded by the exons ATGGAAAGTACTCCAAGATCTCCCCTTCATCCTCCAACTGACGGAAACTTAATCACCATCCTCAGCATCGACGGCGGTGGAATAAGAGGAATCATACCAGCAACGATCCTTGGATTCTTAGAGTCTGAGCTTCAG AAACTGGATGGAGAAGAGGCAAGATTGGCAGATTATTTTGATGTGATTGCAGGAACTAGTACTGGTGGACTCGTGACTGCTATGCTCACAGCGCCAAATGAGAAAAACAGACCTTTGTTTGCTGCAAAGGACATCACAGACTTCTATCTCCACCACTGTCCTAAAATCTTCCACCAAGAcaa GTCCCCCTTTGCTTCTGCGGCCAATCTGATCCGATCGCTGGCAGGACCCAAGTATGATGGAAAGTATTTACATCAAATCGTGAAGGAAAAATTAGGAGACATAAAACTGGATCAGACATTAACAAATGTTGTCATTCCAACGTTTGATATCAAGCGTCTCCAGCCAACTGTCTTCTCCACCTATGAG gtgAAGAAAAACCCATCAATTAATGCTCTTCTCTCAGATATATGCATTGCAACTTCAGCTGCACCAACTTATCTTCCAGCCCACCGTTTCGAAACCAAGGATGCAACAGGCAGTACTTTGAGAGAATTCGATCTTATTGATGGAGGCATGGCTGCCAATAATCCT GCTTTAGTGGCGATGAATGCTGTGATGAAAGAACTCAACGGATCAGATAACTCAGACTCTTTCCCCATACAGCCAACAGAATATAGCCGATTTCTGGTGCTGTCCTTAGGCACAGGCTCGCcgaaaagtgaagaaaaatacGATGCTAATGAAGCGGCtgagtggggtttgctggggTGGTTAACCAGTGAACACTCCACTCCATTGGTGGATGTGTTCATGCAAGCCAGCAGCGACATGGTTGATTTTCACATTTCTACAGTTTTTAAAGCTCTTAACTCTGAAGAAAATTACATTCGAATTCAGGACGATACGCTGAGTGGAAACCTGTCTTCTGTGGATATTGCCACTGAAGAAAACTTGAAGAATCTTGTGAAAGTTGGTGAGGATTTGCTCAAGAAACGAGTCGCTAGGGTGAACTTGGACACCGGCGTCTTCGAGCCTGCTTACGAGGTTACAAATGAAGAGGCTCTCAAGAA GTTGGCTAAGATTCTATCCTCCACAAAGAGAAGTCGAGGCTCTAAATGA
- the LOC110614573 gene encoding probable carboxylesterase 2, translating into MVSEKAQVSHDVFPYLRVYKDGTIERFAGTEVVPAGLDPETGVFSKDTVIVPETRVSARLYRPSLAKASQKLPLVIYFHGGGFFISSTADPLYHRSLNKLVAEANIVLVSVDYRLAPENSLPAAYEDSWAALNWVAAHAGEGDGKEAWLKDYADFGRVFLGGDSCGANMTHHLTLKLKGSELSRELKIEGVAMIHPYFWGQDPVGVEKIDHVRRSMVDNWWTFICPSHKGCDDPLINPFADGSPSLEGLACNRVLVIVADKDILRDRGKLYYEKLLSSGWKGTAKLVEIRGEDHVFHIFDPNTENAKSMFRDLASFFGKARH; encoded by the coding sequence ATGGTTTCAGAAAAAGCACAAGTGTCTCATGATGTTTTTCCTTACCTTCGGGTGTACAAAGACGGGACCATCGAGCGATTTGCCGGCACAGAAGTTGTTCCTGCAGGTTTGGATCCTGAAACTGGTGTTTTCTCCAAAGACACGGTTATCGTACCGGAAACTCGTGTCTCGGCGAGGCTCTACCGTCCCAGTTTAGCAAAAGCTAGCCAAAAGCTTCCTCTCGTTATTTACTTTCATGGTGGTGGGTTCTTCATATCATCCACTGCTGACCCCTTGTACCATCGATCTCTCAACAAGCTAGTGGCTGAGGCAAACATTGTTCTTGTGTCGGTTGACTATAGGTTAGCCCCGGAGAACTCTCTTCCGGCTGCATATGAGGACTCGTGGGCTGCACTGAACTGGGTGGCTGCTCATGCTGGTGAAGGTGACGGGAAGGAGGCGTGGCTCAAGGATTATGCTGATTTTGGACGGGTGTTCTTGGGAGGAGATAGCTGCGGTGCTAATATGACCCATCATTTGACGTTGAAGCTCAAGGGATCAGAACTGAGTAGAGAGCTGAAGATTGAAGGCGTCGCTATGATTCATCCTTACTTCTGGGGGCAAGATCCCGTTGGAGTAGAGAAGATTGATCATGTAAGAAGATCAATGGTGGATAACTGGTGGACGTTCATCTGCCCATCCCATAAAGGATGTGATGATCCACTCATCAACCCATTTGCTGATGGATCTCCCAGTCTTGAAGGGCTGGCTTGCAATAGGGTCCTTGTTATTGTGGCAGATAAAGATATATTAAGAGATAGAGGAAAgctttattatgaaaaattattgagCAGCGGATGGAAAGGGACTGCAAAACTTGTGGAGATTAGAGGAGAGGATCACGTCTTCCATATATTCGATCCCAATACTGAGAATGCTAAGAGCATGTTCAGAGATCTTGCTTCTTTCTTCGGTAAAGCAAGACATTGA